A window of Venenivibrio stagnispumantis genomic DNA:
TATTCACCTTCTTTTGCTTTACCCCATTTATCTTCTTTTTGAAACCATACATTACCTATTGCTAAAATTCTTGAAACATCAGATTTTTCATCTAAGAATATCTTCACTATATCTGCTTTTAATTGCATATTTCCTTTTTTCACATCCACATTTCCGGTATATATTGCAACTTTTTCTTTATTATTATATTCAAGCTTATCTGCATTAATAATTACCGGTTCTGATTTTTTATTTTCCTGCCCAAAGGCTATATTTGCCAAAATTAATAAAAATATTAAAATTTTTTTCATTTATTACCTCTTATATAAGTTATTGTTTTTTCAAGTTTAATATTTTCCTTCAAATCACTCCACAAATTTATCCCTTCTATATTTATTTTATCCGATTTTATATAAGTTTTTCTATCATTAAATGCTATATTTTTTTGTGTATCTATATTAATAAGCTCAGTATATACATTTAAATCATCTTTTTTTAAGACTACATCTTCATATAATGTTAATAATCCTGTATCTTTTCTGTAAACTGCATTTTTAGATGATATATTTATATAATCTTCATTTTTTTTATAATTTAGATTTGGCTCTTTCATATATATTTCTCTACCTTTTTCTACTGCTTGTTTTGCAACTAAGATATAATCTTTTTCTCCTTTTGAAACTAAAATGATATCATTTATTACTGCTTCTTTATATTCTATCTTAGATAAATCTAATTCTTGAATATAGTTATTCAATTGGTCAAATAAAAAAGCTATAAATAATAAAAATATTAAAAATAAAAACCCTTTTTTTAATTTATTTCTCAATTTCTTAATCATTTTCTACTTTGTTCTTTTCTGATTTTCTGTAATCCCATTTTGGACTAAATATTTCTTGTAAATCTTTTAGGCTGTTTTCATCTTTTTCAACTTTTTGTTTTATATACATTGTTGGTCTGTGAAGTAATTTATTTATTAAAGAGTTCATTGCAAGTTCTATCTGCTGTTTTTCTTCTTCTGATAAGTATGGTAATTTTTGAAAAAGTTTTGATAATTGATATTGTTTTATCTGCTCTGCATATTCTCTGATTTGGGTAATTAATGGTGCTACTTTTTGAACTGCAAGCCATTTTTCAAATTTATCAATTTCTTCTTCAAGTATCATCTGGGCAGTAATTGCTTCTAATTTTCTTTCTTCAAGATTTGAATTAACAATATTTTTTAAATCATCTATATTATAAAGATAAACTCCTTCAAGTTTATTAACTTCTTCTTCAACATTTCTTGGGACAGATATATCTATTATAAATATAGGATTTTGTTTATTTTTGATTGCTTTTTTTATATCTTCTTTTGTTAAAATTGGTTTATTTGCACCGGTAGATGTTATAACAATATCAACTTCCGGTAAAAATTCTGTAATTTTATCAAATCTTATAGCACTTCCAGAAAAATGGTTTGCAAGCTCTACTGCTTTTTCAAAAGTTCTATTTGACACAAATATATGTTTTACACCGGTAGCCATAAGATGTTTTGCTGCAAGTTCTGCCATTTCACCGGCACCTATAAGCAATACATTTTTATCTGATAAATCTCCGAAAATCTTTTTCGCAAGCTGGACTGCTGCATAGCTTATAGATACTGCTCTTTTAGATATACCTGTTTTTGTTCTTATCTTTTTTGAAACCTGCATTGCTTTATCAAATAATTTAGTCATTATATGTCTTGCAGTTTTTAACTCTATTGCTTTTAAAAAAGATTCTTTAAATTGGCAAACAATCTGTGGCTCTCCAATAACCATAGAATCTAAACTTGAAGAAACTCTAAATATATGTCTTATAGCTTCTCTGTCTGTGTAAAAAAAGATATATTTTTCAAGCTCAAAAACCGGTATATTTGAAAATTGGGATAATTTTCTAAGTATCTCTTTTTTTAGATTATCAATATCATCTGTTGCTACACCATAAAACTCAACCCTGTTGCATGTAGAGATAAGACATATTTCATATATTTGTTCTATCTGTGATATATTGTTTATAACATCTTGATAAGAGCTTTCCGATATGGCAAATTTTTCTCTTATATTAACAGGTGCTGTTTTGTAATTTAATCCGGTTGCAAAAATAACCATCTTTTCTCCATCTTAAAAATATTAAATATTATAACAATTTTTTTATCTCATCTATAAAATCTTTTTCTGCCGTTTTAGATAAATTTATGACTTTAAAATCCGTTTTATTTCTAAATGTCCTTATCTGTCTTTTTGCAAAATCTTTTGTGTTTTTCTTTATATTCTCTTTTGCTTCTTCCAAAGATATTTCTCCTTTTAAATAAGGAATAATCTCTTTATAGCCAATTGCCTGTTTTGCAGTAATTGCTTCCTCAAATCCCATATTTATAAGGTTTTTTACTTCTTCAATTAAACCTTTTTCAAACATATCTTCTACTCTTTTTTCTATTCTTTCCATCAACTCTTGTTTATCTCTTTCTATTATAAATCCTACGAAATTATATCTTTTATTTTTAAAGTTATGCTCTTTTTGATATAAAGAAAATGGTTTGCCTGTCATATAATATACTTCTAAGGCTCTTATAATTCTTCTTTTGTCATTTGGAT
This region includes:
- the lptA gene encoding lipopolysaccharide transport periplasmic protein LptA, with the translated sequence MKKILIFLLILANIAFGQENKKSEPVIINADKLEYNNKEKVAIYTGNVDVKKGNMQLKADIVKIFLDEKSDVSRILAIGNVWFQKEDKWGKAKEGEYIKSQDMIILRGDAELHQADNVVEGDEIRYIISEEKSFVDKKTKRVRTIFFPKEKTDGKENKQSK
- the lptC gene encoding LPS export ABC transporter periplasmic protein LptC, which encodes MIKKLRNKLKKGFLFLIFLLFIAFLFDQLNNYIQELDLSKIEYKEAVINDIILVSKGEKDYILVAKQAVEKGREIYMKEPNLNYKKNEDYINISSKNAVYRKDTGLLTLYEDVVLKKDDLNVYTELINIDTQKNIAFNDRKTYIKSDKINIEGINLWSDLKENIKLEKTITYIRGNK
- the hemA gene encoding glutamyl-tRNA reductase, whose translation is MVIFATGLNYKTAPVNIREKFAISESSYQDVINNISQIEQIYEICLISTCNRVEFYGVATDDIDNLKKEILRKLSQFSNIPVFELEKYIFFYTDREAIRHIFRVSSSLDSMVIGEPQIVCQFKESFLKAIELKTARHIMTKLFDKAMQVSKKIRTKTGISKRAVSISYAAVQLAKKIFGDLSDKNVLLIGAGEMAELAAKHLMATGVKHIFVSNRTFEKAVELANHFSGSAIRFDKITEFLPEVDIVITSTGANKPILTKEDIKKAIKNKQNPIFIIDISVPRNVEEEVNKLEGVYLYNIDDLKNIVNSNLEERKLEAITAQMILEEEIDKFEKWLAVQKVAPLITQIREYAEQIKQYQLSKLFQKLPYLSEEEKQQIELAMNSLINKLLHRPTMYIKQKVEKDENSLKDLQEIFSPKWDYRKSEKNKVEND
- the miaA gene encoding tRNA (adenosine(37)-N6)-dimethylallyltransferase MiaA, with amino-acid sequence MKNIIVITGATATGKTKLSIQLAKQIDAEIISADSMMVYKYMDIGTAKPTMEEMENIPHHLIDIVEPSYNFTAKDFVDYFDNVIKNIKNKNVIVSGGTWLYLQLALFGMSEAPAGNWEIRKKLYEKNNQELWEELQKYDKEYAEKIHPNDKRRIIRALEVYYMTGKPFSLYQKEHNFKNKRYNFVGFIIERDKQELMERIEKRVEDMFEKGLIEEVKNLINMGFEEAITAKQAIGYKEIIPYLKGEISLEEAKENIKKNTKDFAKRQIRTFRNKTDFKVINLSKTAEKDFIDEIKKLL